The Streptomyces sp. NBC_01689 genome includes a window with the following:
- a CDS encoding alpha/beta fold hydrolase, protein MLTLEDDLGRLSYLVTGDGPPVVLVHAGVADHRMWDEVWPGLAERHTVIRYDLRGFGESAPPSGPFRETDDLRRLLDHLGHERVRLVGASWGGRVALDFVLAHPDRVHSLAVFSPPWRGYDWSADMIAYDEKETAALAAGDLDAAVQVNLDMWLRGPSRTWEDVAAGLADRLRGPLRTSLENQDVVGTHSQGPAAGDLAAVPVPTLVGVGKLDIEDFQDIARRYAAEIPDATLVEFATAAHLIALDAPAELTALLVPFLAR, encoded by the coding sequence ATGCTCACACTTGAGGACGATCTCGGCCGCCTTTCCTACCTCGTCACCGGAGACGGACCACCCGTCGTGCTCGTGCACGCCGGTGTCGCCGACCACCGCATGTGGGACGAGGTGTGGCCCGGCCTGGCGGAACGGCACACCGTCATCCGGTACGACCTGCGCGGCTTCGGCGAGTCCGCGCCACCGTCCGGCCCGTTCCGGGAGACGGACGACCTCCGCCGCCTCCTCGACCACCTCGGTCACGAACGGGTCCGGCTCGTCGGCGCCTCCTGGGGCGGCCGGGTGGCCCTGGACTTCGTCCTCGCCCACCCGGACCGGGTGCACTCGCTGGCGGTGTTCTCCCCTCCGTGGCGCGGGTACGACTGGTCCGCCGACATGATCGCGTACGACGAGAAGGAGACCGCGGCCCTGGCCGCCGGTGACCTCGACGCCGCCGTCCAGGTCAACCTGGACATGTGGCTGCGCGGACCGTCCCGGACCTGGGAGGACGTCGCCGCCGGACTGGCCGACCGCCTCCGCGGCCCGCTCCGGACGTCACTGGAGAACCAGGACGTCGTGGGAACGCACTCCCAGGGCCCCGCCGCCGGCGACCTCGCGGCCGTCCCGGTCCCCACACTCGTCGGCGTCGGCAAGCTCGACATCGAGGACTTCCAGGACATCGCCCGCCGCTACGCGGCCGAGATCCCCGACGCCACCCTCGTCGAGTTCGCCACCGCGGCTCACCTCATCGCGCTGGACGCACCCGCCGAACTCACCGCGCTGCTCGTCCCGTTCCTCGCCCGCTGA
- the leuE gene encoding leucine efflux protein LeuE translates to MLGVIDLPTYLAGLVLIVLLPGPNSLYVLSVAARRGVRAGYTAAAGVWCGDTVLMTLSAAGVASLLQGNAVLFGIVKYAGAGYLTWLAFGMLRSARAMWRTRRQRVEEEVPEASAAEERPYRRALVISLFNPKAILFFIAFFVQFVDPGYAYPALSFIVLGAFAQLASFLYLTALIFSGTRLAEAFRRRRRLSAGATTAAGALFLGFAVKLTLASA, encoded by the coding sequence ATGCTTGGTGTCATCGACCTTCCCACCTACCTGGCGGGCCTCGTCCTGATCGTCCTGCTCCCCGGGCCCAACTCGCTCTACGTGCTGTCCGTCGCCGCCCGGCGCGGTGTGCGCGCCGGGTACACGGCCGCCGCGGGCGTGTGGTGCGGGGACACGGTGCTGATGACGCTGTCGGCGGCCGGTGTCGCCTCGCTGCTGCAGGGCAACGCCGTGCTCTTCGGGATCGTGAAGTACGCCGGGGCGGGATACCTGACGTGGCTGGCGTTCGGGATGCTGCGGTCCGCGCGGGCGATGTGGCGCACCCGGCGGCAGCGGGTCGAGGAGGAGGTCCCCGAGGCGTCGGCCGCCGAGGAGCGGCCCTACCGTCGGGCGCTGGTCATCAGCCTCTTCAACCCGAAGGCGATCCTGTTCTTCATCGCCTTCTTCGTGCAGTTCGTGGATCCCGGGTACGCCTACCCGGCCCTGTCCTTCATCGTGCTGGGAGCCTTCGCCCAGCTCGCGAGCTTCCTCTACCTCACGGCGCTGATCTTCAGCGGGACGCGGCTCGCGGAGGCCTTCCGGCGGCGCCGGCGGCTGTCCGCGGGCGCCACCACCGCGGCGGGCGCCCTCTTCCTCGGCTTCGCCGTCAAGCTGACGCTCGCCAGCGCGTAG
- a CDS encoding acyl-CoA mutase large subunit family protein: MSRESESGLPIEAVYGPGALKDWDPVEKLGEPGAYPFTRGVYPSMYTGRPWTMRQYAGFGTAVESNARYKQLIANGTTGLSVAFDLPTQMGHDSDAPLAHGEVGKVGVAIDSVEDMRVLFDGIPLDKVSTSMTINAPAALLLLMYQLVGEEQGVPASRLTGTVQNDVLKEYIARGTYIFPPKPSLRLIADIFKYCGTEIPKWNTISISGYHMAEAGATPAQEIAFTLADGIEYVRTAVAAGMDVDDFAPRLSFFFVARTTILEEVAKFRAARRIWARVMREEFGARNPKSLMLRFHTQTAGVQLTAQQPEVNLVRVAVQGLGAVLGGTQSLHTNSFDEAIALPTDKSARLALRTQQVLAYETDVTATVDPFAGSYVIESMTDGVEAAAVGLMERVEELGGAVEAIERGFQKSEIERSAYRVAQQTDSGERVVVGVNRFRLDEEEPYEPLRVDPAIEAQQAERLARLRAERDGAAVEAALAALKEAAGGTANVLHPMKEALRARATVGEVCDALREVWGTYVPTDAF, encoded by the coding sequence ATGTCGCGCGAGTCGGAGTCCGGACTGCCCATCGAAGCGGTCTACGGGCCGGGGGCCCTGAAGGACTGGGACCCGGTGGAGAAACTGGGTGAGCCCGGCGCCTACCCCTTCACCCGCGGGGTGTACCCGTCCATGTACACCGGCCGTCCCTGGACGATGCGTCAGTACGCCGGCTTCGGCACGGCCGTGGAGTCGAACGCGCGGTACAAGCAGCTGATCGCGAACGGCACGACGGGCCTCTCGGTCGCCTTCGACCTGCCCACCCAGATGGGCCACGACTCGGACGCCCCCCTCGCGCACGGCGAGGTCGGCAAGGTCGGCGTCGCGATCGACTCGGTGGAGGACATGCGGGTCCTGTTCGACGGCATCCCGCTCGACAAGGTCTCCACCTCGATGACGATCAACGCGCCCGCGGCGCTGCTGCTGCTCATGTACCAGCTGGTGGGCGAGGAACAGGGCGTCCCGGCCTCCCGGTTGACGGGCACGGTCCAGAACGACGTGCTGAAGGAGTACATCGCGCGCGGCACGTACATCTTCCCGCCCAAGCCCTCCCTGCGTCTGATCGCGGACATCTTCAAGTACTGCGGGACCGAGATCCCGAAGTGGAACACGATCTCGATCTCCGGCTACCACATGGCCGAGGCGGGAGCCACCCCCGCGCAGGAGATCGCGTTCACGCTCGCGGACGGCATCGAGTACGTCCGTACGGCGGTCGCGGCCGGCATGGACGTCGACGACTTCGCCCCCCGTCTGTCCTTCTTCTTCGTCGCCCGTACCACGATCCTGGAGGAGGTCGCCAAGTTCCGCGCCGCGCGCCGCATCTGGGCCCGCGTGATGCGCGAGGAGTTCGGCGCGAGGAACCCCAAGTCGCTGATGCTGCGCTTCCACACGCAGACCGCGGGGGTGCAGCTGACGGCCCAGCAGCCGGAGGTGAACCTGGTCCGGGTCGCCGTCCAGGGGCTGGGCGCGGTCCTCGGCGGGACCCAGTCGCTGCACACCAACTCCTTCGACGAGGCGATCGCGCTGCCGACCGACAAGTCGGCTCGGCTGGCCCTGCGTACACAGCAGGTACTGGCCTACGAGACCGACGTCACGGCGACCGTCGACCCCTTCGCGGGGTCGTACGTCATCGAGAGCATGACCGACGGCGTCGAGGCGGCCGCTGTCGGCCTCATGGAGCGGGTCGAGGAGCTGGGCGGTGCGGTCGAGGCCATCGAGCGCGGCTTCCAGAAGAGCGAGATCGAGCGCAGCGCGTACCGCGTCGCCCAGCAGACCGACTCCGGCGAGCGGGTCGTCGTCGGTGTCAACCGCTTCCGCCTCGACGAGGAGGAGCCCTACGAGCCGCTCCGGGTCGACCCGGCCATCGAGGCCCAGCAGGCCGAACGTCTGGCCAGGCTCCGCGCCGAGCGCGACGGGGCGGCGGTCGAGGCGGCCCTCGCCGCCCTGAAGGAGGCGGCCGGGGGCACGGCCAACGTCCTCCACCCCATGAAGGAAGCCCTGCGCGCCCGTGCCACGGTCGGCGAGGTGTGCGACGCGCTGCGCGAGGTGTGGGGGACCTATGTGCCGACGGACGCCTTCTGA